The proteins below are encoded in one region of Segatella copri:
- a CDS encoding 4-hydroxy-3-methylbut-2-enyl diphosphate reductase, whose product MVQIEIDNGSGFCFGVTTAIKKAEEELAKGGKLYCLGDIVHNGMEVERLHEAGLITIDHEQMEELQGVKVLLRAHGEPPETYALAERNNIEIIDATCPVVLQLQRRIKKQYVNNPEAQIVIFGKNGHAEVLGLVGQTESHAIVVEKFEDVKLLKETGQLDFSKDIYLYSQTTKSLDEFHRIIEYCQEHIVEGAVFKSFDTICRQVANRMPNIAAFASKHDVILFVSGRKSSNGKVLFKECKSVNANSYQIESADEIDMNWFKDVETVGICGATSTPKWLMEECKDKIIKENSALL is encoded by the coding sequence ATCGTGCAGATAGAAATAGATAACGGCAGTGGGTTCTGCTTTGGCGTAACCACTGCCATCAAGAAAGCTGAAGAGGAGTTGGCTAAGGGCGGTAAACTTTACTGCCTGGGCGATATTGTGCATAACGGTATGGAAGTGGAGCGCCTGCATGAAGCGGGACTCATCACGATAGACCATGAGCAGATGGAGGAACTGCAGGGCGTAAAGGTCTTGCTCCGTGCTCATGGTGAACCGCCTGAAACTTATGCCCTTGCTGAGCGAAACAACATTGAAATCATCGATGCTACCTGTCCTGTGGTGCTCCAGTTGCAGCGCCGCATCAAGAAGCAGTATGTCAACAATCCGGAGGCACAGATCGTGATTTTCGGCAAGAACGGGCATGCTGAGGTGCTCGGACTGGTGGGGCAGACGGAGAGTCATGCCATCGTGGTAGAGAAGTTTGAGGATGTGAAGCTGCTGAAGGAAACCGGTCAGCTGGATTTCTCTAAAGATATCTATCTTTACTCCCAGACTACCAAGAGTCTCGATGAGTTCCACCGCATCATCGAATATTGCCAGGAGCATATTGTTGAGGGCGCTGTCTTCAAGAGTTTCGATACCATCTGCCGTCAGGTGGCTAACCGCATGCCTAACATCGCTGCCTTTGCCAGCAAGCATGATGTCATCCTCTTTGTGAGTGGCAGAAAGAGTTCGAACGGCAAGGTGCTTTTCAAGGAATGCAAGAGCGTGAATGCCAACAGCTACCAGATAGAAAGTGCTGACGAAATAGATATGAACTGGTTCAAGGATGTGGAAACGGTAGGTATCTGTGGTGCTACCAGTACGCCGAAGTGGCTGATGGAAGAGTGCAAGGATAAGATTATCAAGGAAAACTCTGCTCTTTTGTAA
- the cmk gene encoding (d)CMP kinase has product MKKITIAIDGYSSCGKSTMAKDLAKEIGYVYVDTGAMYRSVTLYALRHQLFEADGAVKTEELQKEMKNISISFKFNATTGRPDCYLNGELVEKEIRSLEVSNHVSPIAAVPFVREALVELQQKMGEDKGIVMDGRDIGTTVFPNAELKIFVTASSQVRAQRRFDELKEKGMPADFDAILKNVEERDYIDSHRETSPLRKADDAITLDNSNMTISEQKAWLMEQYQKAIAE; this is encoded by the coding sequence ATGAAGAAAATAACAATAGCAATAGACGGATACTCTTCTTGCGGTAAGAGTACGATGGCAAAGGATCTTGCCAAGGAAATAGGTTATGTTTATGTAGATACGGGCGCCATGTACCGCTCGGTAACCCTCTATGCGCTGCGTCATCAGCTCTTCGAAGCAGATGGAGCCGTAAAGACTGAAGAACTGCAGAAGGAGATGAAGAACATCAGCATCTCATTCAAGTTTAATGCAACAACCGGTCGCCCAGACTGCTATCTGAACGGCGAACTGGTAGAAAAGGAAATCCGTTCGTTAGAGGTTTCCAACCACGTTAGTCCGATTGCCGCCGTTCCTTTCGTCAGAGAGGCGCTGGTAGAACTGCAGCAGAAGATGGGCGAAGACAAGGGTATCGTGATGGATGGTCGCGATATAGGTACCACCGTGTTCCCTAATGCCGAACTGAAGATTTTCGTAACAGCCAGTTCACAGGTGAGAGCACAGCGCCGTTTCGATGAACTGAAGGAGAAAGGAATGCCAGCCGACTTCGATGCGATTCTGAAGAATGTAGAGGAGCGCGACTATATCGATAGCCACCGCGAGACTTCCCCACTCAGAAAAGCAGATGATGCCATCACGCTCGACAACAGCAACATGACCATTTCTGAACAGAAGGCATGGCTGATGGAACAATATCAAAAAGCAATAGCAGAATAA